In Nicotiana tabacum cultivar K326 chromosome 2, ASM71507v2, whole genome shotgun sequence, the following proteins share a genomic window:
- the LOC107799672 gene encoding phosphoenolpyruvate carboxylase — MATRNLEKLASIDAQLRLLVPAKVSEDDKLVEYDALLLDRFLDILQDLHGEGLKETVQECYELSAEYESKRDKKKLEELGNVLTSLDPGDSIVVAKSISHMLNLANLAEEVQIAYRRRQKLKKGGFLDENNAMTESDIEETLKRLVVDLKKSPQEVFDALKNQTVDLVFTAHPTQSIRRSLLQKHARIRNCLAQLYAKDITPDDKQELDEALQREIQAAFRTDEIRRTPPTPQDEMRAGMSYFHETIWKGVPKFLRRVDTALKNIGINERVPYSAPLIQFSSWMGGDRDGNPRVTPEVTRDVCLLARMMAANLYYSQIDDLMFEMSMWRCNDELRVRADELHSSSKRDEKHYIEFWKQIPPSEPYRVILGDVRDKLYHTRERTRQLLSNGFSDIPEEATYTNIEQFLEALELCYRSLCACGDRPIADGSLLDFLRQVSTFGLSLVRLDIRQESDRHTDVLDAITQHLEIGSYREWSEERRQEWLLSELSGKRPLFGPDLPKTEEIADVLATFHVISELPSDCFGAYIISMATAPSDVLAVELLQRECHVKRPLRVVPLFEKLDDLEAAPAAVARLFSIEWYKNRINGKHEVMIGYSDSGKDAGRMSAAWQLYKAQEELIKVAKQYGVKLTMFHGRGGTVGRGGGPSHLAILSQPPDTIQGSLRVTVQGEVIEQSFGEEHLCFRTLQRFTSATLEHGMNPPLSPKPEWRALLDEIAVIATEKYRSIVFKEPRFVEYFRLATPELEYGRMNIGSRPSKRKPSGGIETLRAIPWIFAWTQTRFHLPVWLGFGAAFKYALNKDVKNLHILQDMYNKWPFFRVTIDLVEMVFAKGDPGIAALYDKLLVSEDLWSFGELLRANYEETKSLLLQIAEHKDLLEGDPYLKQRLRLRDSYITTLNVCQAYTLKRVRDPNYHVTLRPHITKEYMESKPAAELVKLNPRSDYAPGLEDTLILTMKGIAAGMQNTG, encoded by the exons ATGGCGACTCGTAATTTGGAGAAATTGGCATCAATAGATGCGCAGTTAAGGCTTTTGGTTCCAGCAAAGGTATCTGAGGATGACAAGCTGGTTGAGTATGATGCTTTGCTTTTGGATCGCTTTCTTGACATTCTTCAGGATTTGCATGGCGAGGGTCTCAAAGAAACT GTCCAAGAGTGTTATGAGCTTTCTGCTGAGTATGAAAGCAAGCGTGATAAGAAGAAGCTTGAGGAGCTCGGCAATGTGTTGACAAGTTTGGATCCAGGGGATTCAATTGTTGTCGCTAAATCTATCTCTCACATGCTTAACTTGGCCAACTTGGCTGAAGAAGTTCAGATTGCTTATCGTCGGaggcaaaagttgaaaaaaggTGGTTTTTTAGACGAGAACAATGCGATGACTGAATCAGACATTGAAGAAACTCTCAAGAGACTTGTGGTGGACTTGAAGAAGTCTCCTCAAGAAGTGTTTGATGCTCTCAAGAATCAGACTGTTGATTTGGTCTTTACTGCTCATCCTACTCAATCCATTCGAAGATCTTTGCTTCAAAAGCATGCAAG GATCCGGAATTGCCTGGCGCAGTTGTATGCTAAGGACATTACACCTGATGATAAACAGGAGCTTGATGAGGCTTTACAGAGGGAG ATTCAAGCTGCTTTCCGTACTGATGAAATTCGGAGGACTCCTCCTACTCCACAAGATGAAATGAGAGCTGGAATGAGCTACTTCCATGAAACAATTTGGAAGGGTGTTCCAAAGTTTCTGCGCCGTGTAGACACAGCTCTTAAAAACATAGGGATTAATGAACGAGTTCCTTATAGTGCTCCTCTTATTCAGTTCTCCTCTTGGATGGGTGGCGATCGTGACG GTAATCCGAGAGTAACTCCAGAGGTCACTAGGGATGTTTGCTTATTGGCCCGAATGATGGCAGCTAATTTGTACTATTCTCAAATTGATGATCTAATGTTTGAG ATGTCTATGTGGCGTTGCAATGATGAGCTTCGCGTTCGAGCAGATGAACTCCACAGTTCATCGAAGAGAGATGAAAAACACTACATTG AGTTCTGGAAACAAATTCCACCAAGTGAACCATATCGTGTAATTCTCGGCGATGTGAGAGATAAGTTGTATCATACGCGTGAGCGTACTCGCCAACTGTTATCTAATGGATTCTCTGATATTCCAGAGGAGGCAACATATACTAATATTGAGCAG TTCTTAGAGGCTCTTGAGCTCTGCTACAGATCTCTTTGTGCTTGTGGTGATAGACCCATTGCCGATGGAAGCCTTCTAGATTTTCTAAGACAAGTTTCCACCTTTGGACTCTCACTTGTGAGACTTGACATAAGACAAGAGTCGGATCGCCACACTGATGTCCTTGATGCCATTACCCAGCATTTGGAAATTGGTTCATATCGAGAGTGGTCTGAGGAACGTAGACAGGAGTGGCTTCTGTCTGAACTCAGCGGCAAGCGACCTCTATTTGGACCCGATCTTCCAAAAACCGAAGAAATTGCTGATGTTTTGGCCACATTCCATGTCATATCAGAACTTCCATCAGACTGTTTCGGCGCATACATCATCTCAATGGCCACTGCACCATCTGATGTGCTTGCAGTTGAGCTTCTACAGCGTGAATGCCATGTGAAGCGACCTTTACGGGTAGTTCCACTTTTTGAGAAATTGGATGATCTGGAGGCTGCTCCTGCTGCTGTTGCACGTCTTTTTTCTATTGAGTGGTACAAAAACCGCATTAATGGGAAGCATGAGGTCATGATTGGCTACTCAGACTCTGGCAAGGATGCTGGCCGTATGTCCGCAGCATGGCAGCTATACAAGGCTCAAGAGGAGCTTATAAAAGTTGCCAAACAATACGGTGTGAAGCTAACTATGTTCCATGGTAGAGGGGGTACAGTTGGAAGAGGAGGTGGTCCCAGCCATCTTGCTATATTATCTCAGCCACCTGATACAATTCAGGGATCTCTCCGTGTAACAGTTCaaggtgaggttattgagcaatCATTTGGGGAGGAACACTTGTGTTTTAGGACACTCCAACGTTTTACTTCTGCCACCCTAGAACATGGGATGAATCCACCTCTCTCTCCAAAACCGGAATGGCGTGCGCTTCTGGATGAAATTGCAGTCATTGCTACTGAGAAGTATAGGTCAATAGTATTCAAGGAACCCCGATTTGTTGAGTACTTCCGCCTG GCAACACCTGAGCTGGAGTATGGTCGAATGAACATTGGCAGCCGTCCATCAAAGCGTAAACCTAGTGGAGGCATAGAAACACTTAGAGCTATTCCATGGATCTTTGCGTGGACTCAGACTAGGTTTCATCTGCCAGTCTGGCTTGGCTTTGGGGCGGCATTTAAGTATGCGCTTAACAAGGATGTCAAGAATCTCCATATACTGCAGGATATGTACAACAAATGGCCATTCTTTAGAGTTACTATTGATTTGGTTGAGATGGTGTTTGCAAAGGGAGACCCAGGCATTGCTGCTTTGTACGACAAGCTTTTGGTTTCTGAAGATTTATGGTCCTTCGGTGAGCTTTTGAGGGCCAATTATGAGGAGACAAAGAGCCTCCTGCTTCAG ATTGCTGAACACAAGGATCTTCTGGAGGGAGACCCCTACTTAAAACAACGACTCAGGTTGCGTGATTCCTATATCACTACCTTAAATGTGTGCCAAGCTTACACACTAAAGCGAGTTCGTGATCCAAACTACCACGTTACACTGAGGCCTCACATTACCAAGGAATATATGGAATCAAAGCCTGCTGCCGAACTTGTGAAACTGAACCCACGAAGTGATTACGCCCCTGGCTTGGAAGATACACTCATCTTGACCATGAAGGGTATTGCTGCTGGAATGCAGAACACTGGTTAA